In Fibrobacter sp., a genomic segment contains:
- a CDS encoding class I SAM-dependent methyltransferase, producing MSIKEPDQSVWNRFWQRKNDMGKVYPSSPSVLNAIKKNFKLEGLKVLEVGAGTGRDSAELARLGAEVYVLDFAENSLKIVDGLRARENLYENLKLVRGDAFKAPFPDCTFDLVFHQGLAEHFKNSLPLIQENYRILKHGGCCLCDVPQTVHPYTIIKHILIAMDKWFAGWEKQFTMGQLKKLMVDAGFKCEYAYGDWMRPNLFYRMLRELGFKLGVELPKYPLNGTMYQKAKDALLDALVSVPVMHYTQLSIGVIGRKP from the coding sequence ATGTCAATTAAAGAACCAGATCAATCTGTATGGAACCGTTTTTGGCAGCGGAAAAATGACATGGGGAAGGTTTATCCGTCTTCGCCGTCCGTGCTGAACGCCATCAAGAAAAATTTTAAACTCGAGGGGCTCAAGGTGCTCGAAGTGGGTGCCGGTACGGGTCGCGACAGTGCTGAACTTGCGCGCTTGGGTGCCGAAGTCTACGTGCTCGATTTTGCTGAAAATAGCCTCAAGATTGTAGACGGCCTTCGTGCCCGCGAAAACCTTTACGAAAACCTGAAGCTGGTGCGCGGTGACGCCTTCAAGGCGCCTTTCCCCGATTGCACTTTCGATCTCGTTTTCCACCAGGGACTTGCTGAGCATTTCAAGAACTCGCTCCCGCTCATTCAGGAAAACTACCGCATCTTGAAGCATGGCGGCTGCTGCCTTTGCGATGTGCCGCAGACGGTGCACCCCTACACGATCATCAAGCATATCTTGATCGCGATGGACAAGTGGTTTGCCGGATGGGAAAAGCAGTTCACCATGGGACAGCTGAAGAAGCTGATGGTCGATGCCGGATTCAAGTGCGAATACGCCTACGGCGACTGGATGCGCCCGAACCTGTTCTACCGTATGTTGCGAGAACTCGGCTTCAAACTGGGTGTCGAACTCCCGAAGTATCCCTTGAACGGGACCATGTACCAGAAGGCGAAGGACGCTTTGCTCGATGCGCTGGTCTCTGTCCCTGTAATGCACTATACGCAGCTCTCCATCGGCGTCATCGGACGCAAGCCCTAG
- the mutL gene encoding DNA mismatch repair endonuclease MutL, with product MKNAEIHVLTDEIINKIAAGEVIERPSSAVKELIENAIDAGATRIQIQIEQGGKKKILVSDNGKGMGKQDLDLCYLRHTTSKLHSADDLFHLQTNGFRGEAVASIAAISKMTISTATEDGDGGRLILKGGNVEEEQTYAAGHGTTFLVEDLFFNTPVRRTFLGSETSECTKILDVVLKTAIAHPEIRFDYKVGEKAVFIGVPGELRTRLAEAIGSGIAKNLLPVDYTEAGVHVTGYISPTTETNGKRHHQFLFMRKRPIESKVIAKAVSQAYEPYGAQCKPVTVLFLDMPDQEFDVNVHPAKREVRFANQNLVFLVVNHAIRDTFQKDLEANSPFIDLSASMVQADTGDAPVPQYQAAPAHSAAPIYKTPEPRRNNEVNEWKKAKSYSVADDVQDLFSQPEAGKIISLEPGQGNVPEPKPESAPWTPPTLFQIANTYIAGEDAEGLLIIDQHAAHSRILYEQALATLKNGSDLDSQELLFPELIELSKLEKQIFASVDGQLRKLGFFVEHFGGDTFQIRAIPSALPLSRAIKAVHQFLDSCADTGDSDPSHITDTIAKAWSRTNAYQAGDKLKPEEMAQLMGQLMSTEDPLKSPYGAPTLMRITLDELAKKFKH from the coding sequence ATGAAAAACGCTGAAATACACGTTTTAACCGATGAAATTATCAACAAAATCGCTGCCGGTGAGGTAATCGAGCGTCCTTCATCCGCCGTCAAGGAACTTATCGAGAATGCCATCGATGCGGGAGCGACTCGCATCCAAATTCAAATCGAACAAGGCGGAAAGAAAAAAATTCTCGTTTCGGACAACGGCAAGGGGATGGGCAAGCAAGACCTTGACCTTTGTTACCTCAGACACACTACATCTAAACTACATTCGGCAGACGACCTATTCCATTTACAAACAAACGGATTTCGCGGAGAAGCAGTCGCCTCCATCGCCGCCATATCGAAAATGACGATTTCGACCGCCACCGAAGATGGTGACGGCGGACGGTTAATCCTCAAAGGCGGGAACGTCGAAGAAGAACAAACTTACGCCGCCGGTCATGGTACGACCTTCCTTGTCGAAGACCTGTTCTTCAACACGCCCGTACGCCGCACGTTCCTCGGGAGCGAGACCTCCGAGTGCACGAAGATTCTCGACGTCGTGCTGAAGACCGCGATTGCGCACCCCGAGATCCGCTTCGACTACAAAGTCGGTGAAAAAGCCGTATTTATCGGGGTTCCCGGAGAACTGCGCACCCGACTCGCCGAAGCCATCGGCTCAGGAATCGCCAAGAACCTCCTGCCGGTCGACTACACCGAAGCCGGCGTTCACGTAACGGGGTACATCTCCCCCACAACAGAAACTAACGGCAAGCGCCACCACCAGTTCCTCTTCATGCGCAAGAGGCCCATCGAAAGCAAGGTGATCGCGAAGGCCGTTTCGCAGGCATACGAGCCCTACGGCGCGCAGTGCAAGCCGGTAACCGTCCTGTTTCTGGACATGCCGGACCAGGAATTCGACGTGAACGTACACCCGGCAAAGCGCGAGGTGCGCTTCGCGAACCAGAACCTCGTGTTCCTTGTGGTGAACCATGCCATCCGCGATACCTTCCAGAAAGACCTGGAGGCAAACTCGCCGTTTATCGACCTGAGTGCAAGCATGGTGCAGGCGGACACCGGCGATGCGCCCGTACCGCAATACCAGGCCGCCCCCGCACACAGCGCCGCCCCCATCTACAAGACGCCCGAACCCCGTCGCAATAACGAAGTGAACGAGTGGAAAAAGGCGAAGAGCTACAGCGTCGCAGACGACGTGCAGGACCTGTTCTCGCAGCCCGAGGCCGGCAAGATAATCTCGCTTGAACCCGGACAAGGGAACGTCCCCGAGCCGAAGCCGGAGAGCGCCCCGTGGACACCCCCGACGCTTTTCCAGATTGCAAACACCTACATCGCCGGAGAAGATGCCGAGGGCCTGCTCATCATCGACCAGCATGCGGCGCATTCGCGCATTCTCTACGAACAAGCGCTCGCGACATTAAAGAACGGATCGGACCTCGACAGCCAGGAGTTGCTCTTCCCGGAACTCATCGAGCTCAGCAAGCTTGAAAAGCAAATCTTCGCAAGCGTCGACGGGCAGTTGAGGAAACTCGGATTTTTCGTGGAGCACTTCGGTGGCGACACCTTCCAGATTCGCGCCATTCCGAGCGCGCTCCCCCTCTCCCGTGCCATCAAGGCGGTTCACCAGTTTCTCGACAGTTGCGCCGACACCGGAGATTCGGACCCGTCGCACATCACGGACACCATCGCGAAGGCATGGTCCAGGACCAACGCTTACCAGGCCGGTGACAAACTCAAGCCCGAAGAAATGGCCCAGTTGATGGGGCAGCTGATGTCGACAGAAGACCCGCTCAAGTCTCCCTACGGGGCTCCCACCCTAATGCGCATCACGCTCGACGAACTCGCCAAGAAATTCAAGCATTAG
- a CDS encoding RNA polymerase sigma factor RpoD/SigA, whose translation MHIDSTDTTLKRYLEDIRRTAPLSREEEQILFQKAKEGDKIARKKLISANMRFVLKVAIQYRGCPIPLPDLVSEGAMGLVRAIESFEHTRGLKFISYGVWWIKAYITRAINEQGNLIRLPANQHLRVRKALHEQSRGKEINEEIRELIQIGQRGVSFDSPLKADSKATYAEVLPDTGATNPEADSEIQSVEVLARDLMEQLPEREAKVITGIFGINQEAPQTLREVGESMNISHERVRQLRDQALRRIRKYNSKEFLQEKKDAFLAAINK comes from the coding sequence ATGCATATAGATTCCACCGATACTACACTCAAACGTTACCTCGAAGACATTAGAAGGACCGCCCCCCTTTCCCGTGAAGAAGAGCAGATCCTATTCCAGAAAGCGAAAGAAGGTGACAAGATTGCACGCAAGAAGCTGATTTCCGCGAACATGCGCTTCGTTTTGAAAGTCGCCATCCAGTACCGCGGCTGCCCGATTCCGCTCCCGGACCTGGTGAGCGAAGGCGCCATGGGTCTCGTTCGTGCCATCGAATCCTTCGAACACACCCGCGGCCTCAAGTTCATCAGTTATGGCGTGTGGTGGATCAAGGCTTACATTACCCGTGCCATCAACGAGCAGGGCAACCTCATCCGCCTGCCGGCAAACCAGCACCTCCGCGTGCGCAAGGCTTTGCACGAACAGTCCCGCGGTAAAGAAATCAACGAAGAAATCCGCGAGCTCATCCAGATTGGCCAGCGCGGCGTTTCCTTCGACAGCCCCTTGAAGGCCGACTCCAAGGCGACCTACGCCGAAGTGTTGCCCGATACCGGCGCCACGAACCCGGAAGCCGATTCCGAAATCCAGAGCGTCGAAGTTCTCGCACGCGACTTGATGGAACAGCTCCCCGAACGCGAAGCGAAGGTCATCACCGGCATCTTCGGTATCAACCAGGAAGCACCGCAGACGTTGCGCGAAGTCGGCGAGTCCATGAACATCTCGCACGAACGCGTCCGCCAGCTGCGTGACCAGGCCCTCCGCCGCATCCGCAAGTACAACAGCAAGGAATTCCTCCAAGAGAAGAAGGACGCTTTCTTGGCCGCCATTAACAAGTAA
- a CDS encoding lysylphosphatidylglycerol synthase transmembrane domain-containing protein, protein MFLAKLLVTIVPAFFVYRNIVNAPDWDIGDLYRLFSVEGILPFTFALVCLAASNFTACLQWKLLLERQGVHLNYGHLLKLYYVGLFFNNFMPGNVGGDVKKVYDIRMQGGQDTVGAGLTATFFDRLYGLFFVTLFALAMGALFFVHDETQRSFIWPSIWIFLGFCALFAGLCSRRIGRLCTNVMSRFLPQSIGERLVHMFERFTHFRSFKLWCQISLLSFATQALRIFVHFYCGIAVGVTLSISWYFYYIPLVAIVSALPISIGGFGPRELLAQTLFARAGVASLESVVIQLLAYFVSLILSLFGAFVFLLGGKSSTAKAVR, encoded by the coding sequence GTGTTCCTGGCTAAACTCCTGGTGACCATTGTCCCGGCGTTTTTCGTGTACAGGAATATCGTGAACGCTCCGGATTGGGATATCGGCGATTTGTACAGGCTGTTCTCTGTGGAGGGCATCCTCCCGTTTACGTTTGCGCTGGTGTGCCTTGCCGCGTCGAATTTCACGGCGTGCCTGCAGTGGAAACTTTTGCTCGAACGGCAGGGCGTTCACCTGAACTACGGGCATCTGCTCAAGCTTTACTACGTGGGTCTGTTCTTCAACAACTTCATGCCGGGTAACGTGGGCGGCGACGTGAAGAAGGTCTACGACATCCGCATGCAGGGCGGGCAAGATACCGTGGGCGCGGGCCTCACCGCGACGTTCTTCGATCGCCTGTACGGTTTGTTCTTTGTTACTTTGTTTGCCCTCGCGATGGGTGCCTTGTTCTTTGTGCACGACGAGACGCAGCGTTCCTTCATCTGGCCGTCTATCTGGATTTTCCTCGGCTTCTGCGCATTGTTCGCGGGCCTCTGCAGCCGCCGCATCGGGCGCCTCTGCACGAACGTCATGTCGCGGTTCTTGCCGCAGTCCATTGGCGAGCGCCTCGTGCACATGTTCGAACGCTTTACTCATTTCCGCTCGTTCAAACTCTGGTGCCAGATTTCGCTCCTTTCTTTTGCGACGCAGGCGCTCCGCATCTTCGTGCATTTCTACTGCGGTATCGCGGTGGGCGTTACGCTTTCTATTTCTTGGTATTTCTACTACATCCCGCTGGTCGCCATCGTGAGTGCGCTCCCGATATCCATCGGCGGTTTCGGCCCGCGTGAACTCTTGGCGCAGACGCTCTTCGCCCGTGCCGGCGTGGCGAGCCTCGAATCGGTAGTAATCCAGCTGCTCGCTTATTTTGTGAGTTTGATTCTGAGTTTGTTTGGCGCGTTCGTCTTCCTCTTGGGAGGGAAGTCGTCGACTGCTAAGGCTGTCAGGTAA